In one window of bacterium DNA:
- a CDS encoding RNA polymerase sigma factor, which yields MAAAHVEPVTEPKLTKSAINQPTDEQLVARVVEGDRAPFELLYARYFTRVYRFVDRRVSNRADTEEIVQEVFFNLFSSLHSFRGEAPFAAWVFGLTRRTIASRFKRKRHEMVSLPEDEHFLGVAGQSGSSPHADYECAERLDQLSATARQDLSDEQWQLFRMHHLEDRSIQEIAGIVAKTEDAVKSHLYRARRTLLAR from the coding sequence ATGGCAGCTGCACATGTTGAGCCGGTCACTGAGCCGAAGTTGACGAAGAGCGCGATCAACCAGCCAACCGACGAGCAACTCGTCGCGCGTGTCGTCGAAGGCGACCGGGCTCCGTTCGAGCTCTTATACGCCCGCTATTTCACCCGGGTGTATCGCTTCGTGGATCGCAGGGTGAGCAACCGGGCAGATACCGAGGAGATCGTCCAGGAGGTGTTCTTCAACCTCTTCTCTTCGCTGCACTCATTCCGTGGCGAGGCGCCGTTCGCCGCGTGGGTGTTCGGCCTGACGCGCCGAACGATTGCCTCGCGTTTCAAGCGCAAGCGACATGAGATGGTTTCGCTTCCCGAGGACGAGCATTTTCTCGGGGTCGCAGGCCAGAGCGGATCGAGCCCCCACGCGGACTACGAATGCGCAGAGCGCCTCGATCAGCTCTCCGCGACCGCCCGACAAGATCTGTCGGACGAGCAGTGGCAGCTCTTCCGCATGCACCATCTCGAGGATCGTTCGATCCAGGAGATCGCTGGCATCGTGGCGAAGACCGAAGACGCGGTGAAATCGCATCTGTATCGGGCACGGCGGACGCTACTGGCGAGGTAG
- a CDS encoding thioredoxin domain-containing protein encodes MRPHFLLSILVIFLVAGCARMGTPAVSGESGDSTAAARIDGAEITVAEVDAWIKDELFRQASEDGDGGKLHELRSQAVDNMINERLIEAEAKLRGIESQQLMEDEASKRTGVTEAEVLAFWERNKASMGEVDFETAASTIRQHLERRKAPQAAQQFIAELRKGANVEVLIEVPRIEIAATGASLGPDDAPVTIVEFSDYQCPFCRRAEPIIEQVLERYPDKVRFVFQHFPLDSIHPRARAASEAALCAGEQDKFWPYHALLFGEGADLEVAGLEAAAEKAELDLASFRTCVEERRHRAVVDADVSAGRAAGVTGTPAFFVNGIGLKGAQPVEEFAKIIDAELARAGEATPEG; translated from the coding sequence ATGCGTCCCCATTTCTTGCTCTCGATTCTCGTCATCTTCCTGGTCGCCGGCTGCGCCCGCATGGGCACGCCAGCCGTCTCCGGAGAATCGGGAGACTCCACCGCGGCTGCCCGGATCGACGGCGCCGAGATCACCGTCGCCGAAGTCGACGCCTGGATCAAGGACGAACTCTTCCGCCAGGCCAGCGAGGATGGTGATGGTGGCAAGCTCCACGAGCTGCGCAGCCAGGCGGTCGACAACATGATCAACGAGCGTCTGATCGAGGCCGAGGCCAAGCTGCGCGGGATCGAATCCCAGCAGCTGATGGAAGACGAAGCCAGCAAGCGGACGGGCGTCACGGAAGCCGAGGTGCTGGCCTTCTGGGAGCGCAACAAGGCATCTATGGGCGAGGTCGATTTCGAGACCGCGGCAAGCACGATTCGTCAGCATCTGGAGCGCCGCAAGGCACCGCAGGCCGCCCAGCAGTTCATCGCAGAGCTGCGCAAGGGCGCGAACGTCGAGGTCCTGATCGAGGTGCCGCGCATCGAGATTGCGGCCACCGGCGCATCCCTCGGCCCCGACGACGCACCCGTTACGATCGTCGAGTTCAGCGACTACCAGTGCCCCTTCTGCCGGCGCGCTGAGCCGATCATCGAACAGGTGCTCGAGCGCTACCCGGACAAGGTGCGCTTCGTCTTCCAACACTTCCCGCTCGACAGCATCCATCCTCGGGCTCGCGCCGCCTCCGAAGCCGCGTTGTGCGCGGGCGAACAGGACAAATTCTGGCCCTACCACGCCTTGCTGTTCGGAGAAGGCGCGGATCTCGAGGTGGCTGGCCTCGAAGCAGCGGCCGAGAAAGCAGAACTCGACCTCGCGAGCTTCCGCACCTGCGTCGAAGAACGACGCCACCGCGCCGTCGTGGACGCGGATGTCAGCGCTGGCCGAGCCGCGGGTGTAACCGGAACTCCGGCCTTCTTCGTGAACGGCATCGGCCTGAAGGGCGCTCAGCCCGTCGAAGAATTCGCCAAGATCATCGATGCGGAACTAGCCCGCGCGGGTGAAGCGACGCCCGAGGGTTAG